A portion of the Oncorhynchus masou masou isolate Uvic2021 chromosome 11, UVic_Omas_1.1, whole genome shotgun sequence genome contains these proteins:
- the LOC135548506 gene encoding E3 ubiquitin-protein ligase RNF167-like, whose product MLGLWCMDAQLGLLTLVLCCTLAPLPAHAYIYAHYSNMTNMLFEDLSALFGSSLPKEGLMGVLVESRPLNGCTPLKPPPPRPTSSDSNTTTTKYIVLIRRYDCNFDIKVLHAQQAGFSAAIVHNMYSETLLNMNYSNETIAEEIEIPSVFTSYYASQILRTFIIPEQGAYVILKPEFAFPLSYYLIPFTGVVGMIVLVMVVFLIVRCVQYRKRMRKNRLTREQLKRIPIHKFTKGDEYDVCAICLDEYEEGDKLRVLPCSHAYHSKCVDPWLTGTKKTCPVCKQRVTRPNPEYSESESEDERARGGDEERGEGEADTERTPLLRASNPGFPSGNPGAYSATVTTVTTAQCLASPTHCDSPILEYKGYYSPQEVSDSDTEEGVVDSHPSDDDTAQLIGRGTVGV is encoded by the exons ATGTTGGGTCTGTGGTGCATGGATGCCCAACTGGGCCTTCTCACTCTGGTGCTGTGCTGCACACTGGCTCCCTTACCTGCGCACGCATACATCTATGCT cATTACAGCAATATGACTAACATGTTGTTTGAGGACCTGTCTGCCTTGTTTGGATCATCACTACCCAAAGAGGGACTtatg GGTGTGTTAGTAGAGTCCCGTCCACTCAACGGCTGCACTCCGTTAAAACCTCCACCACCACGGCCCACATCTAGTGAttccaacactaccactactaagtACATAGTCCTCATCCGACGCTATGACTGCAATTTTGATATCAAG GTGCTGCATGCACAGCAAGCGGGATTCAGTGCAGCCATCGTTCATAACATGTACTCAGAGACTCTACTCAACATGAACTACAGCAATG aaaCCATTGCAGAGGAGATTGAGATCCCCTCAGTATTCACCAGCTACTACGCCTCCCAAATTCTCAGGACCTTCATCATTCCTGAACAAGG GGCCTATGTGATCCTCAAGCCGGAATTTGCCTTTCCACTTTCATATTATCTCATCCCCTTCACCGGAGTGGTGGGCATGATCGTCCTTGTGATGGTTGTCTTCCTG ATTGTGCGCTGTGTGCAGTACAGGAAAAGGATGAGGAAAAATAGGCTGACCAGGGAACAACTAAAGAGGATCCCCATTCACAAGTTCACTAAAG GTGATGAATATGATGTTTGTGCTATTTGTCTGGATGAGTATGAAGAGGGAGACAAACTGCGAGTTTTGCCTTGCTCACACG CGTACCACAGCAAGTGTGTGGACCCCTGGCTTACAGGGACTAAGAAAACTTGCCCTGTGTGCAAACAACGTGTAACCCGGCCCAATCCGGAGTACTCTGAGTCCGAGTCTGAGGATGAGAGGGCACGTGGTGGAGacgaagagaggggggaaggcgAAGCTGACACCGAGCGAACCCCTCTCCTCCGCGCCTCCAACCCAGGCTTCCCCTCTGGCAATCCAGGGGCCTATTCTGCCACTGTCACCACAGTAACCACCGCGCAGTGCCTAGCCTCTCCCACTCACTGCGACTCGCCCATCCTGGAGTATAAGGGCTACTACTCCCCTCAGGAGGTGTCAGACTCTGATACTGAGGAGGGAGTGGTAGACTCCCACCCCTCAGACGATGACACTGCCCAGCTCATTGGTAGGGGCACAGTGGGGGTCTGA